The genomic region CCAAATTTGGAGGCAATGAAAGATATGAAAGAATTGTGAGTTTAGTGTAAGGAATACTTTccatcttattcattttttctgttcttttagCTCATCAGAGGATTTGTTTGAACTTTGTGACTCAGGGTACTTCGGAATTGCTTGCTTACTGGTTCAATCCCTCCCTATATAGGGGAtatgaaatcattaaaaacgctGTAAGTTTCATACTCGAGGGAGTTCTTTTGAAGATGCTTGAGAAGATTATATTGAAAACCAAGTTGATTACAACGTCACAATTATTTCACGctcttattctcaatttttcaccgttaattttctttttctgatgTATGTTGACATGACTTGGATCATAGGGACCTAAGCTTCAACCGCTTAACTGGACAGATTCCACAGGAACTTCGCAGTTTGACAAAGTTGAATTACTTGTAAGTCACTAAACAAAAATTGTTAACATTAGAATATTGAAAAGCTGATTTTCAGTAGGCCATGTTGGTTACCGTTTTGCTTCATGTAGGACTAAAAGTGAGATGTTGATTTTTCATGATTTAGGTTTCTGACTAACAACTCATTGACTGGACCCGTGCCTGATTGGATATTAGAAAGCGATGAGAACATGTCGGTCCATCTCCTAGCTacaactttttctttctttatgttGAGAATGTTGATTGTCTGTATTGACTGTTTTGGAATATACGGtttctttgaaaaaaaattcattgcaGAGATTTGTCTTACAACAATTTTACTTCTTCATCTCAAACAAGTTGCCAACAAGCAAAAGTGTAGGTCTCTTGATATTTTTCTTACAGTTTCAAGttcatttaagtttaatatataCATCTTCTATATTCTCTATAATTATTCCATTATTACTTAACAGGAACTTAGTATCCAGTTCGTCGTTCTCAGCTGATAGCAACTCGtaagttttatttctttctattacttttttcttttttcctttcaattttctAGTTGAACCAAGAAAAATAACTGGTGctgacaaaaaatataatttgtagAGTTCCATGGTGCTTAAGGAAGGACCTTCCATGTCCAAGAAAACCAAACCGTAAGTATAATTACTTCTTTCTTATACTTAAATTCAATCTTCTTGTTTTTTCATCAGAGAGTTATCCAATATAACCTTGTTTCTTTTTCGGTTGCAGATCattccttatttattaattgcGGAGGAGAGCATATAAACGTTGATGGAAATGACTATGAAGAGGACTTAAGCACCATTGGTCCATCAAACTTTTTTAATTCAGCAAATAAATGGGCTTATAGTAGTACAGGGGTTTATTTGGGTAAAGCTTCTGCTCATTACACTGCAAAAGCTTCATCCGCTCTGACTGGTCCAGCCTTATACAATTCTGCACGCCTTGCACCTCAATCACTTAAGTACTATGGCCTATGTTTGCTACGAGGCAATTATCACGTGAAGCTTCACTTTGCTGAAATTATGTATTCTGATAATAAGACATTTGAGAGTCATGGAAGGCGTTTATTTGACGTATCAATTCAAGTAAGTATACGTTAGCTATGTTCATGGACCATTTTTCCAAGTCTTTCGTTTCTTTTCAAGATATGTGAACATATGATTATAGCCTCTGAAAGTCAACTTGATTATTCATAAAGGGTCGAATAGTTTTGGAGGATTTCAACATCATGGAGGAAGCTGGTGGTGTTGGTAGGGGCATTGTCAgggaatttgatgttgatgTAAATGGAAGTACGTTGGAGATTCACTTATTCTGGAGAGGGAAAGGAACTACTGCCATTCCTGACAGAGGGGTTTATGGGCCATTGATATCTGCTATTACAATAACTCCTAGTAAGTACATAACATCTCAAAAACCAGTGTATTGCTTGATTTTTAACCTCCCATTTTATTGACTCCTGTCTTGTTCTTTTAGACTTCTCGGTTGACACTGGGAATGGGTTATCCGCTGGAGCTATTGCTGGTATTGTGATCGGTTCATGTGTGATTCTCATCTTGCTCTTGATCATCCTCCGACTGACAGGTTACTTGGGGGGCAAACACGATGAAAACAGTGGTAAGACTATATAATTACTAGAAATATTTGCATAATAATTACTTTcagattattttatattgttactTTCTTAGGACCATAAAAGAAGAGTGGAATCTGTTATTGTTTCTGTTTCTCTATGATGGCTAAATCTTTTGATCTGTTCATATTGCAGAACTTCATGGTCTAGAACTTCAGACTGGCTATTTCAGTTTAAGACAAATAAAGGCTGcaacaaataattttgattctgCAAATAAGATCGGCGAAGGAGGATTTGGACCAGTTTACAAGGTAATGATTGTTATCATTTTAGTCTAAGATTGGAAGCCTAATGGTTATAATATTCCATATACAATGAAATGTCTAAATTATGATACATTGTTACGAATTATTGTGATTAATAGTTCAGCTCATCAAAGGGAGACTGAAACCTTACGACTAGTCTTATTACATAAATAGCAAACCTATtctagaaaagaaataaatcaactgaaataaaatcccaCCCTGAGCCTTAATtagataatcaaaattaatggaCTTCTCTAATATATTCGGCTTGTAACATACATCCAATCTTAGTGGTAAAATGGGATAACCGAGAAGGATTAGTGTTTGAACTTTTTTCTGAAATTTCACTGTTTGATTGTAGGGTGTACTGCCAGATGGTAGAGTAGTTGCAGTCAAGCAACTATCTTCTAAGTCAAAGCAGGGAAATCGTGAATTTGTGACTGAGATAGGGATGATTTCTGGATTGCAACACCCTAATCTTGTGAAGCTTTATGGCTGTTGTATTGAAGGAAATCAATTATTGCTAATTTATGAGTACTTGGAAAACAACTGTCTTGCTCGTGCCCTTTTTGGTAATGTCTTCACTAACATCTCAGATAACAGCTATCACTCTTTCAAGTTTGATAATTATGACTAACAATCTCTCCATTTTGTTTTAGGTAGAGATGAACAACGTCTTAACTTGGATTGGTCTACGAGAAAGAAAATATGCTTGGGAATAGCAAGAGGCCTTGCTTATCTTCACGAGGAGTCAAGACTAAAAATTGTTCACAGAGATATAAAGGCGACAAATGTGCTGCTCGATAAGGATCTAAATGCTAAGATTTCCGACTTCGGATTAGCCAAGCTTGATGAAGAAGAGAACACTCATATCAGCACAAGAATAGCTGGAACAATGTAAGTCTCGTTTCTCTCTGCCTTCCTACATTAAGGAATTCACCAATGGCTAAGCAATATCATAGTATTAGCATGATGTAATTTACACATAGTACatcaaatttcatgtattttctATGTCTTTTTGTCAGAGGTTACATGGCACCTGAATATGCAATGAGGGGTTACTTGACCGATAAAGCCGATGTTTATAGCTTTGGTGTTGTTCTTTTGGAGATTGTGAGTGGGAAGAGCAACACAAATTACAAGCCAAAGGAGGAGTTTGTTTTTCTCCTTGATTGGGTAATTAAAGCTTTATTTGTCAACTTTTTCTTTCCTCAATCATACTGCATATTGAGCTAACTTCAATCCAAACCAATATGATTTTTTAGGCCTATGTCCAGCAAGAACAAGGGAACCTTTTAGAGCTTGTTGATCCTTGTCTCGGTTCTAAGTACTCGAAAGAAGAGGCACTAAGGATGCTTAACCTGGCTCTTTTATGCACCAATCCATCACCAACTCTAAGGCCATTAATGTCTTCTGTAGTCAGTATGATAGAAGGCAAGGCTCCCGTCCAAGCTCCATTAATCAAACGAAAGGATGCGGATCAAGATGCAAGGTTTAAAGCCTTCGAGATGCTATCACATGACAGCCAAACGAATGTGTCGACGTTTTCACATGACAGCCAGGCTCCAAGAAGCACAGTGATGGGTGGACCTTGGACTGATTCTTCAATGTCTATACCGGATGAGACTCGAGATCATTCTTCATCAAGTATGCTCCTCAATAACAATCCTTGAGAGCACATTTGAATGATGCCATGCTTTCATATTCATTCTGACTTAAGATTCTTTGtaatggaaaatatatgaaaatgttattacaatcagaaaaatgttttgatataatgtAGTGGACTGTTCAATATTACGAAGAGTTCCTTTTATGAACTAATATGCTTGATTAACGGCTTGTCCTGTTGTAGATGAGAAGTATTTGCGAAAAGTGT from Gossypium raimondii isolate GPD5lz chromosome 1, ASM2569854v1, whole genome shotgun sequence harbors:
- the LOC105776934 gene encoding probable LRR receptor-like serine/threonine-protein kinase At1g53430 yields the protein MGFVFSIVKVVSVLFLGFLALNCFTEFGSNAQLLPESEVQTLQTVFSKMQHPNASTIDRTLCTGSSWNYTTTDLVESHIVCNCSDGNNTICHVTQILIKGHNLTGILPPELGNLTHLEVIDLTRNYLNGSLPSNLSQLPLTSLSLLGNRLSGPIPREIGDIPTLEGLVLEDNLFSGSLPSNLGNLDRLSRLLLSSNNFTGTIPESFGKLKNLTDFRIDGSSLSGKIPDFIGNWTKLTRLDMQGTSMEGPIPSTISELKNLTDLRITDLSGRSSAVPNLEAMKDMKELVLRNCLLTGSIPPYIGDMKSLKTLDLSFNRLTGQIPQELRSLTKLNYLFLTNNSLTGPVPDWILESDENIDLSYNNFTSSSQTSCQQAKVNLVSSSSFSADSNSVPWCLRKDLPCPRKPNHHSLFINCGGEHINVDGNDYEEDLSTIGPSNFFNSANKWAYSSTGVYLGKASAHYTAKASSALTGPALYNSARLAPQSLKYYGLCLLRGNYHVKLHFAEIMYSDNKTFESHGRRLFDVSIQGRIVLEDFNIMEEAGGVGRGIVREFDVDVNGSTLEIHLFWRGKGTTAIPDRGVYGPLISAITITPNFSVDTGNGLSAGAIAGIVIGSCVILILLLIILRLTGYLGGKHDENSELHGLELQTGYFSLRQIKAATNNFDSANKIGEGGFGPVYKGVLPDGRVVAVKQLSSKSKQGNREFVTEIGMISGLQHPNLVKLYGCCIEGNQLLLIYEYLENNCLARALFGRDEQRLNLDWSTRKKICLGIARGLAYLHEESRLKIVHRDIKATNVLLDKDLNAKISDFGLAKLDEEENTHISTRIAGTIGYMAPEYAMRGYLTDKADVYSFGVVLLEIVSGKSNTNYKPKEEFVFLLDWAYVQQEQGNLLELVDPCLGSKYSKEEALRMLNLALLCTNPSPTLRPLMSSVVSMIEGKAPVQAPLIKRKDADQDARFKAFEMLSHDSQTNVSTFSHDSQAPRSTVMGGPWTDSSMSIPDETRDHSSSSMLLNNNP